The stretch of DNA ATACATCAGTAATCCACAATCCTGATACACATGATCAGGCACTTTAAATCCCGCTTTAGAGAAGAGGTCATTTGCCAGATCGAATCCAACACGACCTAAATCACCCGTGACGATCAGGTCGTAATCGTCAAAGGAGCGTTTAAAGTCTCTAAAATGCCCTGTAATCGTATCCACAGCGGCTGGGGCCATCGCGCCGCCCATGTTGAACGGATCACTCACACCCATATCGACCACTTTCCCGATCGTTGCGCCTGTGACTCGTATATTAGACGTTTTAGAAGCTTTATTCGCTGGCTGTAGAATAGCCGAACCCGCACCCGTCACTGTCCACTGTGCTGTCGGTGGCTTCTGTCCGCCATACTCGGTGGGATAACGAAATTGTTTTTCTGCCGAAGAGTTGTGGCTCGCTGTTCCACACATAACAGTTTCAGCGGCCCCACTGTCCACTAACTGCGCGGCCAATGCTAACCCTTCCATTGAAGTGGAACACGCGCCAAATATACCTAGAAAAGGGATAGATAACGTCCTGGCAGCAAAACTACTGGTGATTAGTTGCGCCATCAGATCCCCGCCCAGGAAGAATTGTACATCCTCTTTTTGGACGCTCGCTTTCTCCATCGCTGTCTGGCAAGCATCCTCTAACAGACGTTTTTCTGCTTTTTCCCAACTATCCTCTCCTAGTCGAGGGTCATCATGTACGAAATCAAAGTCCTGTCCTAGAGGGCCTTTACCTTCATAAGGACCGACTACGGCAGCTGACGCTGTGATGGCGGGCTTTGTTGAGAAGGACCAACTTTGTTCTCCTTTTAACATGTTAAGAGCCCCCTAACCTCATGATTATTTCTCGTACTAATGCGACAACAAAAGCGGCAACCGTGCCATAAACGATAACAGGGCCCGCAATTCTAAACATGTTATTGCCAACCCCTAGCACAAAGCCTTCACTCTTATGCTCAATAGCGGCAGAGGACATACTATTAGCAAATCCAGTGACGGGGACCGCAGTTCCAGCACCGGCCCATTGCGCAATGTGATCATATACACCGAATCCTGTCAAAAGCACCCCGATAAAGATCATCGTTGCAACGGTAGGGTCGCCGGCCGATTTCTCTGTAAAGTCAAAGAAGGCCATGTAAAAAAAGGTAAATGCCTGCCCAATCGTACAGATGAACCCACCGACTAGAAAAGCTAATATTAAATTTCTAAGTAAAGGTTTCTTAGGTTCTTTGCCTTTCATAAACGTTTGATATTCTTGCTGAGGTTGAGTGAGCTTATTTTGCTTTTTTGACATGTTCCAACACTCCTATGTTCTGAGCAGCATTTCGTTGTTAGTGTATCCATTTCTGCTCAGAACATGAGCAACACTCACCGTTGCACAAATAAAACTACCGATCTAAGCCTTTGCGTGAACGACTGAAGCATTGATAGGAAACTAAACCATTAGCCAACCTGCGACAGCTCCCACTATGACGACAGACCAAGCAGGAAGCTTCCAAAAGCTGAGCATAGCAAATAGGATCACAGCCAACACAAAATCAATGGGGCGTAATATCGTACTCGTCCAGATCGGGTCGTAAAGTGCCGCCAGTAAAATGCCAACAACTGCTGCGTTAACCCCTTTTAATGCTGCTCTAACCCCTTTTATTTGTTGTAATTTCCCCCAAAAAGGGAGCGTTCCGATCAATAAAAGAAAGCCAGGTAAAAAAATTGCACTTGTGGCTAGTAATGCCAGAGGCCATCCCCCCATGACGGCACCTAAATAAGAAGCAAAAGTAAACAATGGACCCGGTACAGCTTGTGCGGCACCATAACCAGCAAGAAAGGCCTCACTACTTACCCACCCCAACGGCACCATCTCTCTTTCCAGTAATGGTAGAACGACATGTCCTCCCCCAAATACAAGCGCGCCCGCCCGATAAAAGCTGTCAAATATCCCAAGGATATCGGCGTTATCTCTTACGAGAGGTAGGAGTAATAACAAGGTCGTGAATATAAGTAAACAAATGGTACCCGTTGTTTTAGAAATAGGGATATTGACATCGGATGGCTCTCCCTCGGTCTGTTTTCTCCATAAGACAAAACCAACGATCCCGGCAAGGATAATCGCGACAACTTGCGACCAAACTTGAACAAATAGGAGCGTGAATGCCATCGCTAATATGGCGATCGTGGCACGTGATGCATCTGACGCTAGTTTTTTTCCCATTCCTAGCAAGGCGTGGGCCACAATGGCGACAGCCACTACCTTCAAGCCTTGTATATAGCCTTGGTCTAACAAGTCTGTCCCTTGTAAAAAGCCAACAAAAAGCACCAATAACAATATAGAAGGAAAAGTAAAACCGACAAAAGACACAAAGCCTCCGAGTAAGCCTCCACGTACAACACCGATACCAAATCCTACCTGACTACTCGCAGGACCTGGTAAAAACTGACACAAGGCCACTAAATTTGCGTATTGCTCCTCTGTTAACCATTTCCTTTTTTTTATGTATTCCTCGTAAAAATAACCTAGGTGTGCCACTGGCCCTCCAAAACTCGTTAAACCGAGACGAAGCGAGACTAAGAATATTTCCAACCACGTTTTCAGCATGTTCCCCCACTCCTTTACTGACAGTTCCAATACCATGGTTATTTTACTATGCAAAATGGCACATCGACAATAAAATTTACACCCATTGGACAAGTAAAGGTAGATGATCTGATGCCTCAGAACGTCGGTTAATAACCTCAGCGTGGGTGACTTCGACATGTTTACTGACAAAGATGTAATCAATGCGCATCCGAGGCTCATGGGATGGAAAAGTGCCAGAATGCGTGTCTTTACGAAAAAAAGACAACCACCCGCCCTGAGACTTGCCATGAGCCTGTATCCAAGCATCATTGAACTGATCGGTGACCATAGACCACAGTCTCGAGGACGGCTTCATATTAAAGTCGCCCATCAGGACAACCGTTTTACCATTATGCTCTGATTGCGTGGCTTTTTCTAATAAGAAAGACAGCTGCTTTTTCCTCAAGAGTGGGTTCAAACTGATATGGGTCACAAAGATATCAAGCGGTTTGTCCCCCTTTTGTATGGTTGCTTCAAGCACAGAACGTCCTTCTGCTCTAAAAAAATCAGGCGCGAGCACATGTGCTTCTGCCTTATTTATGGGATAACGAGAAAGTAACGCATTCCCGTATTCCCGTCGCTGATGATGTCCTTTTTGAGGTATCGATATTGAGGGGGCAAAAAAGTGATACATCCCTAATTTTTTGGCCAACCACGCTGCTTGGTCATCATGCATACTTCTTTCGGAATACATTCGGTCTACTTCATTTAAACCCACCACATCAGCCTCTACAGATGAAATAATAGACGCAATTCTTTCTAACTGATACTCTTGGTCTGTCCCACGTCCATGACGTATGTTATAAGTTAAAATTCTCATGTATCACATCACGATCCTCGCTTTTGCATATTCTTTTCCTCTTGTCTTTCATAATTTATTTATTTCTGTAAACCATAAAAAATATTTAACCTTACCGTGTAAAGGGAGGAGTTTCCTTGAAGAAGAAAGTGCTTTTTATATTAGTTGACTCACTTATGCCACAATTGCTTGAGCACGCACTTGACAAGCGACTCGTTCCTGGGTTTGAGTTTCTCACGCAGCATGGCACCTATTCAAATGATGTTGTTACCGTTTTTCCAACGATGACAGCGTCCATTGATACGTCTATGATTACAGGGGTTTACCCTCATGAGCACGGTGTACCTGGTTTGGTTTGGTATGACTCTGAAAAGAAAAAAATAATTAATTATATTAACGGGGCTAAGTGTGTCGCCAAAATCGGAATAAAGGATTGTGCTAAAAATGTGGTGTTTGATCTTAACGAGGATCATATGAGCAAAAATGTGGAGACCATATTTGAAGCGCTAGCGACCGAAGGGCTTTCTAGTGGTAGTATTAATTTAGTTGCTCACCGCGGGACATCGACCCATCAAGTCAAATTACCTACGCTCGTTAAATCGCTCGGCTGTCTTAAGGGGGATTCTACCGTACCTGGTCCGAATATCATGACTTTAGGACAACTCGTGTACCCTGAGACACTACAATCGTATGTCAAACAATCATCTTCTGCCAGTCCACTTCAACGGTACGGTGTGAATGACACTTTCGCCACAGAAGTCTGCAAAAAGCTGATTCAAGAAGATCAATTACCCGATTTTACCATGTTGTACCTTCCTGATCATGACCATCAAGTACATATCAAAGGCCCTCAGCATGCTGAACATTCTCTCGTGAAGGTCGATCAATATATTCAACAAATTTTATCTGCGTTCGGCTCTTGGGAAAAAGCACGAGAACAAGTGACTTTCATCATTACCAGCGATCACGGACAAACTTTCGTCGGCAAACAAAACGTTTACAATATAGATTTAGACAAGGTATTGAATCGGTTAAATATTCCCCCGCTAGGTTCGCCTGTTGATGAAACACATCAGCTCGTCGTTTGTAACAATGAAAGAATGGCTTATCTGTATCCTTTAAAGCAAGATGTAGAACAAAAGGTGATCGACACACTCAAAGAAGAGAGTCGAATTGATATCCTCGCATGGAAAGAGAAGGATACTGTTCATATACTACAACCCGGTAGTGAAAGACGATTACAATATAAGATGAACGGGCCTCAAACGGATACGTACGGTCAAAAATGGGAACTAAAAGGTGATCTAAAGATATTGGATTTGGACGTTACGGATGATGGGAAGATCAATTACGGAGATTATCCAGATGTTTGTTCAAGACTATATGGCGCTCTATTCTCTCAAGATTGCCCACTGATGGTCGTTACGTCTCGCCCGGGCTATGAATTTAAGTCAAGATATTTCCCTACACATAATGGCGGTGGAAGTCATGGTTCATTACATCTCAATGATTCCACTATACCGTTCATCGTCAGCGAAAAATTGGAAAAGAAACAGCTTCCTAAAAGACTAGTGGAGTTTAAGTCTTTTTTCCTTGATATGCTCCACCGAAAAGTACACCACAAATAGGTGTACTTTTTTTCGTGGTAACACTTGACAATTTATTTATTGTAAGTTATTATTAGTTGAACATAAAAAATTAAACCATTTCATACGATTGAAGATTTTGTTGATTCACACCTTATCAAGGCGTTATCATCACTCGATTCGTTGATGGTATCCCTTGATAATGTGTGAATTTTTATTTACGATGAGTAAATTGGATTAACGCGTTAAATATTAAATTTTTTTTGGAGGTTTGTAACATGCAAACAGGTACAGTTAAATGGTTTAATGCTGAAAAAGGCTTCGGTTTCATCGAACAAGAAGGTGGAAGTGACGTATTCGTACACTTTTCTGCTATCAACGGTGAAGGTTTCAAAACATTAGAAGAAGGACAACGCGTTGAATTCAGTATTGTTGAAGGTAACCGTGGACCACAAGCAGAAAACGTTGTTAAGCTATAAATAACATTTTTGCTAAGTTAAAAAAGCAGCCCTTAGTGGGTTGCTTTTTTTTGTGTGGTTGTTTTGTCCACACTTTCAAAAATTCCTCTTGTTCCTGATGCCTTGCCATGCCTAGGCTGGCCCATCTCAATTTTATCGAGGTCTTTAGGCATAATCCAACGTGAATAGGAAAAGATAAGCTTACACTGTTGGATAAAGGAGGTTAATCATGAAGCAGAAGTTAATTATCTTACTATGTGTGTCTCTTATAGCGGTTACTACGATGGGGGCATCTGGATTTGCGCAAACAAACACTAATACAAATACAAACACGAACACTGAAAATATGCGCATGAACGATACCACCACGAATCCGCATATGAGAGACAATGCACCCATGAATACTTATGATAATACGACCACAACCACTAGAGCTGATGATGATGATACAGACTGGGGTTGGTTAGGTTTAGTTGGGTTGGCTGGTCTGTTAGCATTTAGAAAACGTGACAACGACCAGAACAAATAACCCTGTTAAAGTAGAAACATCCCCCAATAGTTGGGGGATGTTTATGTTTTATGGGGCATTTAACCCTTAATATTAAAGCTCATGGGTCCACACGTTCCTATAACTCAATGTAAAAGGAATGCTCTGGGTGCTTATGGATCGTTTCAAAGTTGGGGTCCCTACTCAGTTCATCGTCTAAATTTTGTGGCGAAAACCAGAGACCTTTTACCTCAAACTCATAATCTGCCCCGTAGTAATAGCAGAGCCATATGAGTTTAGAACAATATATCGTATCCCACGTCTCAGTCATGTCTTTAGAAGGCGTAAAAGAAAATTTTGGTTTGTTAATCCCCTTCTCTAAATTTTCCTGATACGCTTTATGATACTCTAATCCCCATTGCACTGCTTGTTCCCCCATTTCTGGATCCACCGGCCTGAAGTGAGCATAGCGCTCACGCCCATCGAAAAATGTTGAGACAGGGTCTATGCTAATACTCTCAGTTCTGCTTACAGACTCGAGTATACGCTCCTGATTTATCACCAATGCGGAATGACCGATATAACCTGATGGTATACCACTCGCATTGTCACTCGCCACGAGAATATCACCCGCTCTAAAATCCTGTCTTCCTAGCTCAGAAGGCCTCGTATGACTAGTCACTCGTATCACGTAACGTTCTTGCACATATTGTGAACGTCCATAATCGTGAACTTCTCCTGAAAGCATTAAAAAATGAGACCCCTTAGGAAAATGTCGTTTATTAAGTATAAATGTCTGTCTATTCACAACTGTGGTTAAATATTGATTATCTAAGTAGATGTGAATATGCATGTGGGCCAAAGGCTGGTTAACCCTAAGCATGATACGATCCTGCCCATCAAAAACTGAGAAATAACGCGTCGTCTTCCGCATTTACCTCCCCTCCTCCGATATCACAGTATATGCGCTCAATCGGAAGAAGTGTGTTCACTTAAAGCATAGAGAAAAGGATCACATCAACACTACTTCATTAATTATGCTAAATGCACATAAAAACCAAGACCTTTAACGTAAGGGATCAAGTGATCCTATTGTTGAACCACTATATTTTAAATGCGCTCATTGTAGTTGTGACGCATGAATTGCTATTTTGTTATAATTGGTAAAACTAATGATGGGAAGATGGAAGGACGTGATCATTTGCAACCCAACCGAAAGCCGAACCTGCTGGTATCTGAAAAATCCCCGTATCTGCTCCAACATGCTTATAATCCCGTCAACTGGTTTCAATGGGGAAAAGAAGCTTTTACGAAAGCAAAAAATGAAGACAAACCCATATTCCTGTCTATCGGTTACTCCACTTGTCATTGGTGTCATGTCATGGAACGCGAGTCTTTCGAAGATGAAGAAGTAGCGAAAATGCTTAATGAGCACTTCATCTCAATTAAGGTTGACAAGGAAGAAAGACCTGATATTGACCATATTTATATGACGGTATGTCAAGCCCTTACGGGTCAAGGCGGGTGGCCGTTGACGGTGTTTCTCACACCTGAACAAAAGCCCTTCTATGCTGGGACCTATTTTCCCAGGCAAAGTATGTATGGACGCCCTGGCTTAGTCGAGCTTTTAGACCATATCCAGCAATTATGGGATACGGAGAGAGAGAAAATTAACGCGACGAGTGATAAAATTACACGAGCCATACAGGAGCCAAATACTCAATCGTTTCAACAGAAACTATCCACAGATGTACTAGAGGATGCCGCCGACCAATTGGAGGACATGTACGATGAAACACATGGTGGATTCGGTCAAGCGCCTAAATTCCCCTCACCTCATCAGTATTTATTCCTGCTACGAGAGTGGAAGAGAACAGGGAACGGTACGTATTTAAAAATGGTTGAACGATCTCTTATGTCCATGCATCGTGGCGGCATTTACGACCATATTGGCTACGGTTTTGCCCGTTACTCTGTTGATCGTTATTGGCTGGTCCCTCACTTTGAAAAAATGCTATACGATAACGCTTTGCTTGCTTATACTTATTTGGACACTTTTCAAGCGACAAAAGACTCTTATTTTGCTAGCATTGCCGAGGAAATATTTGATTATGTTCACCGTGAGATGACCTCGTCCGAGGGTGGATTTTATTCAGCACAAGACGCTGATTCAGAAGGTGAAGAAGGAAAGTTCTACGTTTGGAACCCTCTAGAGATTAATGACATTCTCGGTGACCAGCTAGGATCGCTATTTTGTGACTATTATGATGTGACAAACGAAGGGAACTTTGAAGGTAAAAATATCTTGAATCTGATTGAGAGCCCAAGTCACGCGTCTTTCGCTCAACGTAAGGGCATGTCACCGGAGGAGCTGACGCTTAAGCTGAAGGAAGCCAGAGAACATTTATTCACTTATCGCCAAGGGCGTGTCCCCCCACATAAAGATGATAAAATCCTCACTTCATGGAATGGATTGATGATTGCTGCTTTAGCTAAAGGTGGCGCCGTGCTCCAAAGTGAAGTATTTATTGATCGTGCCGAACAAGCCTTATCCTTCATTGAAGATCACTTAATTGATCATAATGGAAGACTATTAGCGAGATACCGTGACGGGGAAGGTAATCTGAAAGCGTACATTGACGATTTCGCTTTTTTAATCTTTGCTTTGCATGAGTTGTACTTTGCCACCGGTCAAGTCATCTATGTTGAAAAAGCACAACACTATCTCAAAAGTGCTGTTAAATTGTTCTGGGACGAAAAAGAGGGTGGGTTCTTCTTCTACGGCCGTGACGCGGAACAACTTTTAACCAAACCGAAAGAACAGTATGATGCAGCCATACCGTCAGGGAATTCTGTGATGGCACTGAACTTGGTGCGTCAATTCCATCTCACAGGGGACCCCGTAGTTAGAAAGTATATGGACGAACAATTGGCCCTATATACCGACAGCGTTTATCATTACCCTGCCGGTTATACATTCTACCTTTGCGCCTTACAAATGGTGCTCAGCGGACCTGAAGAAATAGTACTGGTGGAAGGAGAGAATAAGGAACATTATCAAGAGGCACTGACCTCTATCACTCAATCGTTTAGCCCCTTTTCTGTCTTGGTTCAAAAGACTAAAGCTAAAAAAGCTTCCTTAGACCAATTGACGGAGATGCACAAAGATAAATTGAGCATGGATAACAAAGTCACCCTTTATCTTTGTCAAAATTTCAGTTGTCAGACACCTATTGTATCGGTTGAAAATATACAGAAAAACTTTGATCACACTTAGTAGTGTGAATTATAACCAGAAATAATAAGCAGATATCAGTTCAAAACGCCTGGTTGGATCATAAACCAGGCGTTTCGTTTTTGAACTATGTGAAATTTGGATTCAAGTGGAGTAAATGAGTACGAGTGTGAGCTCCCCTTCCACCCATGATAAAAGCGAGATGAACTCAGAAATGCGATATGAAGAGATGTGCTGGAGAGTTTATCTACCGCTTTTATGAAGGTCTTCTTTCCCTAATAGGGGTTCTCTGGTTACTTGTATACCTTTGAACCTTCCTGGACAAACGCTTTTGCTTTCTCTTTCATGCCTTCCTCGATCACTTGCTCTTCGCTCATCCCTTTTTCACTTGCGAGTGCTCTAATATCATGAGAGATCCGCATTGAACAAAATTTGGGCCCACACATGGAACAGAAATGTGCTGTTTTAGCCCCTTCTGATGGCAGCGTTTCGTCATGATACTCCCGTGCTCGCTCAGGATCCAACGACAGATTAAACTGATCCTTCCACCTGAATTCAAAACGCGCCTTGGAAACAGCATCATCCCTTTTTTGAGCATGTGGGTGACCCTTCGCAAGATCTGCTGCATGCGCCGCAATTTTATAAGTGATGACCCCTTCACGTACATCATCTTTGTTCGGTAAACCTAGATGCTCTTTCGGTGTCACATAACATAGCATGGCTGTACCGTACCATCCGATCATTGCAGCCCCAATAGCTGAAGTGATATGATCATATCCCGGCGCAATATCCGTTGTAAGAGGACCTAAGGTATAGAAGGGCGCTTCTTTACAAATCTCTAACTGCTTATCCATATTCTCTTTAATCAAGTGCATGGGCACATGACCAGGCCCCTCAATCATCACTTGTACGTCATGTTTCCAAGCGATGTCCGTTAACTCACCTAGCACCTCCAGCTCTGCAAATTGGGCCTCATCATTCGCATCCGCGATTGATCCTGGACGAAGCCCATCTCCTAACGAGATCGAAATATCGTACTGCTTCAATATTTCGCAAATGTCTTCAAAATGCGTGTACAGAAAGCTCTCCTCATGGTGTGCCAAACACCATTGCGCCATGATGGACCCGCCACGGGATACTATTCCTGTCGTACGCTCGGCTGTTAGCGGTATATGGCGTAGTAAAACACCAGCATGAATGGTGAAATAATCGACACCTTGTTCGGCCTGCTCAATTAAAGTATCACGATAAACCGCCCACGTTAAATCTTCAGCGACGCCATTCACCTTTTCCAAAGCCTGATATATGGGCACTGTTCCTACTGGTACAGGAGAATTGCGTATAATCCATTCCCGTGTGGTGTGAATATGCTTACCTGTAGATAAGTCCATAATGGTGTCTGTCCCCCATCGAGTGGCCCATGTCATCTTTTCAACTTCTTCCTCTATTGAGGAATGAACAGCGGAAGTGCCAATATTGGCATTAATCTTAACATGAAAATGGCGACCGATAATCATGGGTTCACTTTCAGGATGATTGACATTAGCGGGGATAATGGCTCGGCCACGGGCCACCTCCTGACGGACAAAGTCGGGATCCATTCCTTCTCTTATAGCGATAAACTCCATCTCTGGGGTGATGATGCCCTTTTTAGCGTAGTGCATTTGAGTCACATTATGTCCTGGTTTTGCCCTCAAAGACTTTTGCTTCGTTATAGGGAACCTTTCTATGTTTGGGGATGCCATTTGGTGGGGGATTAATCCATCGTCTTCAGGTTTCAAGTTTCGACCTTCATAAAATTCAACATCTCCGCGTTCGATGATCCACGTGTGACGATGGGCTGGTAATCCTTGACGAATATCAAGGTCGACGTCGGGGTCTATATACACCCCACTCGTGTCGTAAACGCGTATAGGTTCATTCTCTACCACTTCACCTGTTGTTTCTCTCGTAGGCGTCAGTTGAATCTCTCTCATGGGCACTTTAATATCTGGTCTCGAACCCACTTTATAAACCTTTTTACTGTTTTCAAACTGTGACCTAAATGTCATGGTTAATGGATCTTGGCTTGTCAAAACAAACGCTCCTTCCCCACTCCAGTCTCTACTAGAACCACCTGAAATCCCAATACTTTGCGTAAGGTAAGGCTAAGCCTGTGTCACTTAAAAGCCTCATAAGACTAATTTAAAGCATTAAAAAACGGGTCCTAAGAATAGGAACCCGATCGGTTTTAATTGGAAACTGAAATTCACGCCAAGTCTTCATGCTGTTACATGTGTACGAATAGATGTTCATTAATGTATAACGATGATTGGCTTGTGAATGGCCCAACTACTTCCCTACGCTGGTACTAACCAGATCAGGTTCTAAGGGTCGAAGAATTTAGAACGCACTCTTCTCTCAGTCCAAGCTACAGGACTCCCCTAGTAGAGTATGAAGTTTTATATTTTAATGATGCTCATGGTTAATATTACCAAACATGACGAGATGGGTCAACCTTTATACGCAACCCCACCTATCAACATACATTTTAAATATAGAGTCACGTTTGGGTTTGATCTTCTTCAGGGCTTTGAGTGTCGTTTCCATTCTTGCTCTTCCAATGGACCTCAACCTCGGTTACACGATGAGGATTCGTTTTGAGTTCTTTGATCATTCTGGTTCCTCTACGTGCTCTTGTGTGTTGAGTCAGCTCATCAAGTTTTAATCTCTTAACGGTTTGTCTGTGAGTATGCATTTTGACAGTCTCAAAATCACGTATATCATGAAACAGTATACCGTCAACCACTTCATCATCTTTAAGGTTAATGCCCTTCACACCGCCTGCTTTAACCCCCATCACACTCACTTCTTCCTCTTCAAACCACAGGGCAAAGCTCTGTTGTGTGATCAGTAAGAGCTCATGATGCCCTTGGGTACGATACACTCGTACGACTTCATCCTCACCTTTTAGCTTTATACCCACAATAGGTTTGGAGTAACGTTGCACTTTATACTCTGATAGTTTGGAACGTTTGACCATGCCTTGCTTCGTTATGAAGAGGAGCATGTCATCCGTTTGATCAAAATCTTCTACACTGTAGGCGGACAATATACGATCATCTTTATCTATCGGGATTAAATTAGAGATATGTTGCCCCATTTCTTTCCACTTGATATCTGGTAGCTCGTGGACAGGTAGGTATAGATAATGCCCTTTTGACGTAAATAGTAATAACGTATGCGTCGTATTTGATGTGAGTAAATGGCATAATTCATCCTCATCCTTCATCCCGACCTCATCTTCATTGGAGGCGGCATACGACCTCATGCTCGTGCGCTTCACATAGCCGTCACGCGTGACGGTAACCATCACATCTTCGGATGGCACCATCACTTCTAGGCTAACCTTGAGCTCTTCTATTTCCGCCTGAACCTCCGTCATCCTAGCATCTCCGTACGTATCTCTTATCTCTTCTAATTCTTTTTTAATGACTTGTACCAACTTCTTCTCACTGGCAAGGATCGCTTCGAGCTTCTTAATCTTCTTCTCTAGCTCTTTAGCTTCCTTCTGCAACTGTGTCACATCTGTGTTCGTTAAGCGGTATAACTGTAAGCTCACAATGGCTTCCGCTTGAGGTTCTGTGAATCCAAAAGAGGAAATGAGATTACGCTTAGCATCCCCTTTATCCTTAGATGCACGAATTTTAGCTATCACATCATCTAATATGGAAAGGGCGTGTATTAGGCCTTCGACAATATGGGCGCGATCCTTTGCTTTACGTAATTCGTACTGACAACGATACGTCACCACTTCTTTTTGATGCGTCACATAAGCCTCCAATAAGCCTTTGAGGTTCATAAGTTGTGGCGTTTTATTGGATATAGCCACCATGTTAAAGTTATACGTGATTTGTAGGTCGGTATTTT from Caldalkalibacillus salinus encodes:
- the chrA gene encoding chromate efflux transporter, which produces MLKTWLEIFLVSLRLGLTSFGGPVAHLGYFYEEYIKKRKWLTEEQYANLVALCQFLPGPASSQVGFGIGVVRGGLLGGFVSFVGFTFPSILLLVLFVGFLQGTDLLDQGYIQGLKVVAVAIVAHALLGMGKKLASDASRATIAILAMAFTLLFVQVWSQVVAIILAGIVGFVLWRKQTEGEPSDVNIPISKTTGTICLLIFTTLLLLLPLVRDNADILGIFDSFYRAGALVFGGGHVVLPLLEREMVPLGWVSSEAFLAGYGAAQAVPGPLFTFASYLGAVMGGWPLALLATSAIFLPGFLLLIGTLPFWGKLQQIKGVRAALKGVNAAVVGILLAALYDPIWTSTILRPIDFVLAVILFAMLSFWKLPAWSVVIVGAVAGWLMV
- a CDS encoding WGxxGxxG family protein, with translation MKQKLIILLCVSLIAVTTMGASGFAQTNTNTNTNTNTENMRMNDTTTNPHMRDNAPMNTYDNTTTTTRADDDDTDWGWLGLVGLAGLLAFRKRDNDQNK
- the spoVAC gene encoding stage V sporulation protein AC, yielding MSKKQNKLTQPQQEYQTFMKGKEPKKPLLRNLILAFLVGGFICTIGQAFTFFYMAFFDFTEKSAGDPTVATMIFIGVLLTGFGVYDHIAQWAGAGTAVPVTGFANSMSSAAIEHKSEGFVLGVGNNMFRIAGPVIVYGTVAAFVVALVREIIMRLGGS
- the spoVAD gene encoding stage V sporulation protein AD codes for the protein MLKGEQSWSFSTKPAITASAAVVGPYEGKGPLGQDFDFVHDDPRLGEDSWEKAEKRLLEDACQTAMEKASVQKEDVQFFLGGDLMAQLITSSFAARTLSIPFLGIFGACSTSMEGLALAAQLVDSGAAETVMCGTASHNSSAEKQFRYPTEYGGQKPPTAQWTVTGAGSAILQPANKASKTSNIRVTGATIGKVVDMGVSDPFNMGGAMAPAAVDTITGHFRDFKRSFDDYDLIVTGDLGRVGFDLANDLFSKAGFKVPDHVYQDCGLLMYGDDPNVLAGGSGCACSATVTYGHILKRMQAGELRRVLVAATGALLSPLSYQQKESIPSICHAVVLEVTDH
- a CDS encoding endonuclease/exonuclease/phosphatase family protein: MRILTYNIRHGRGTDQEYQLERIASIISSVEADVVGLNEVDRMYSERSMHDDQAAWLAKKLGMYHFFAPSISIPQKGHHQRREYGNALLSRYPINKAEAHVLAPDFFRAEGRSVLEATIQKGDKPLDIFVTHISLNPLLRKKQLSFLLEKATQSEHNGKTVVLMGDFNMKPSSRLWSMVTDQFNDAWIQAHGKSQGGWLSFFRKDTHSGTFPSHEPRMRIDYIFVSKHVEVTHAEVINRRSEASDHLPLLVQWV
- a CDS encoding cold-shock protein, encoding MQTGTVKWFNAEKGFGFIEQEGGSDVFVHFSAINGEGFKTLEEGQRVEFSIVEGNRGPQAENVVKL
- a CDS encoding alkaline phosphatase family protein, with amino-acid sequence MKKKVLFILVDSLMPQLLEHALDKRLVPGFEFLTQHGTYSNDVVTVFPTMTASIDTSMITGVYPHEHGVPGLVWYDSEKKKIINYINGAKCVAKIGIKDCAKNVVFDLNEDHMSKNVETIFEALATEGLSSGSINLVAHRGTSTHQVKLPTLVKSLGCLKGDSTVPGPNIMTLGQLVYPETLQSYVKQSSSASPLQRYGVNDTFATEVCKKLIQEDQLPDFTMLYLPDHDHQVHIKGPQHAEHSLVKVDQYIQQILSAFGSWEKAREQVTFIITSDHGQTFVGKQNVYNIDLDKVLNRLNIPPLGSPVDETHQLVVCNNERMAYLYPLKQDVEQKVIDTLKEESRIDILAWKEKDTVHILQPGSERRLQYKMNGPQTDTYGQKWELKGDLKILDLDVTDDGKINYGDYPDVCSRLYGALFSQDCPLMVVTSRPGYEFKSRYFPTHNGGGSHGSLHLNDSTIPFIVSEKLEKKQLPKRLVEFKSFFLDMLHRKVHHK
- a CDS encoding thioredoxin domain-containing protein, which codes for MQPNRKPNLLVSEKSPYLLQHAYNPVNWFQWGKEAFTKAKNEDKPIFLSIGYSTCHWCHVMERESFEDEEVAKMLNEHFISIKVDKEERPDIDHIYMTVCQALTGQGGWPLTVFLTPEQKPFYAGTYFPRQSMYGRPGLVELLDHIQQLWDTEREKINATSDKITRAIQEPNTQSFQQKLSTDVLEDAADQLEDMYDETHGGFGQAPKFPSPHQYLFLLREWKRTGNGTYLKMVERSLMSMHRGGIYDHIGYGFARYSVDRYWLVPHFEKMLYDNALLAYTYLDTFQATKDSYFASIAEEIFDYVHREMTSSEGGFYSAQDADSEGEEGKFYVWNPLEINDILGDQLGSLFCDYYDVTNEGNFEGKNILNLIESPSHASFAQRKGMSPEELTLKLKEAREHLFTYRQGRVPPHKDDKILTSWNGLMIAALAKGGAVLQSEVFIDRAEQALSFIEDHLIDHNGRLLARYRDGEGNLKAYIDDFAFLIFALHELYFATGQVIYVEKAQHYLKSAVKLFWDEKEGGFFFYGRDAEQLLTKPKEQYDAAIPSGNSVMALNLVRQFHLTGDPVVRKYMDEQLALYTDSVYHYPAGYTFYLCALQMVLSGPEEIVLVEGENKEHYQEALTSITQSFSPFSVLVQKTKAKKASLDQLTEMHKDKLSMDNKVTLYLCQNFSCQTPIVSVENIQKNFDHT